Genomic window (Candidatus Desulfarcum epimagneticum):
GACATTCCGGCGGCTTTTCGACATAAATACATTCAAATTCCGTTCATAAAATAAATTTATCTTAGGGCTTTGTTCCGGATTTTGGCCCGGCGGGCGTTTTTCCGCGTCTCCCGGGGAAAGGAGAGAGGCGTGTATTCGGAAAGATTCTGGAAAAAAAATTGGGACCCGGGGCTCGACGATTTGGCGCCGGAAGAGTTTGAGACCACTTATGTGGAGATGGTCAGGGAAACCTTTCAAGCGTTTCCGGATAAAACGGCGTTTGGCTTTCTGGGCATGGAAATGACATTCAGGGAGCTGGATTCATACGCCGGCCGGTTCGCCGGTATGCTGATGGAAAACGGGTTTGAAAAGGGCGATGTGGTGGGAATCAACCTGCCCAACATTCCGGAGTACCCCATTTCCATCATCGGGGCGCTGAGGGCGGGATGCGTGGTGTCCGGCGTCTCGCCTCTTCTGTCCGCCGATCAGATCAAATATCAGCTCAACGACCTGGCGAGCCAGGGAAAGCGGACGGCCCTGGTCACCCTTGACGCCGTTTTCGAAGGGCAGATCGCCAAAATCGCCCCGGACATGCCCGGGGTTGAGCTGATTGTGGCCACCGGCGTTCTGGGTTTTTTGCCCAGGTGGAAACAGACCCTTGCCCGGGTTTTGAAAAAAGTCCCCTCGGGAAAGATCGGCCCCCTTTCCGGGAAAAAGGTTCTGGATTTTCACAAAGATGTTCTGGGGGGCCGTTTTGCCCCTGCGCCGGATGTGAAAACGGCCCCGGACGACCTGGGCTGGATTTACTATACCGGGGGAACCACCGGACCGGCCAAGGGGGCCATGCTGACCCAGCGGAATGTGGCCCACAATATCATGGCCCTGTCCAGGTGGCTGGGGTGGGAAAAGGGAAAGGGAACCCTGGTCTCCGGGTTTCCCATGTTCCACGTGGCCGGGACCGCGGTGTGCCAGTGCGCCCTTTATTTCGGATGGACCCAGGCGCTGATTCCCAACCCCAGGGACACGGGTCATATCTGCCGGGAAATCAAAAAATACCGGCCCTCCGTTATGGTCAATGTCCCGTCTCTTTACCAGATTCTTATGGCCGATGAAACATTCAGGGCGCTGGATCATTCAGCCCTTGAGACATGCCTCTCCGCCGCCGCCCCCTTTCCCCTGGAATCTCAAAAGGAGCTGGAGGAGGTGATCGGGAAGGGAAAGATACTGGAGCTGTATGGAATGACCGAGACATCCCCCGTGTCCGCCATGAATCCATCTTTGGGGGTGAAGAAGCTCGGTTCGGTGGGCATGCCTTTTTTGAACACCGAGTGCAAACTGGCGGACCCGTCCACCGGCGAGGAGGTTCCCCTGGGAGAGCCCGGGGAGATTTGCATGAAAGGCCCGCTGGTGATGAAGGGATACCTCAACAAGCCCGAGGAAACCCAAAACGCCATAGACAAAGACGGATATATGCGAACCGGGGATGTGGGAATCATGGACAGTGACGGATACATCCGGATCGTGGACCGGACAAAGGACATGATTATTGTGGGCGGGTTCAAGGTTTTTTCAAGCAAGGTGGAGGAGACCCTCTCAGGGCATCCGGGAGCGGCCATGACCGCGCTCATCGGAGTCGAAAATCCGGATCGCCCGGGA
Coding sequences:
- a CDS encoding AMP-dependent CoA ligase/synthetase, coding for MFRILARRAFFRVSRGKERGVYSERFWKKNWDPGLDDLAPEEFETTYVEMVRETFQAFPDKTAFGFLGMEMTFRELDSYAGRFAGMLMENGFEKGDVVGINLPNIPEYPISIIGALRAGCVVSGVSPLLSADQIKYQLNDLASQGKRTALVTLDAVFEGQIAKIAPDMPGVELIVATGVLGFLPRWKQTLARVLKKVPSGKIGPLSGKKVLDFHKDVLGGRFAPAPDVKTAPDDLGWIYYTGGTTGPAKGAMLTQRNVAHNIMALSRWLGWEKGKGTLVSGFPMFHVAGTAVCQCALYFGWTQALIPNPRDTGHICREIKKYRPSVMVNVPSLYQILMADETFRALDHSALETCLSAAAPFPLESQKELEEVIGKGKILELYGMTETSPVSAMNPSLGVKKLGSVGMPFLNTECKLADPSTGEEVPLGEPGEICMKGPLVMKGYLNKPEETQNAIDKDGYMRTGDVGIMDSDGYIRIVDRTKDMIIVGGFKVFSSKVEETLSGHPGAAMTALIGVENPDRPGSEFVKAFVQPAPSFTGDENDLKDDILRYAGETLAAYETPKLIEIVDEIPLTAVGKIDKKVLRAMEKDRT